From Schizosaccharomyces pombe strain 972h- genome assembly, chromosome: II, the proteins below share one genomic window:
- the dca7 gene encoding WD repeat-containing protein — MTDLRRNRYSISAGVGKSVLDSLGKFYGSPKRQLPNKFEAGKEYTGYNAPWIPFALDWLKQGKYSSEWIAMGSLNEEPNNMIQLLKLITGDDGNSHLEKAQAATDLEYPVTKLLWNPSSVGSNTDSQLLASTDQQLRLWKTDFEAGIDSPLLCQASLSTHVKTHNNAPLTSFDWCKTDPSYIVVSSLDTTCTVWDIVAQQSKTQLIAHDKEVYDVAFLKDSINVFVSVGADGSVRMFDLRSLDHSTIIYEGDSTFWKRNGDYTNASPPVSAPLLRLSACDSDVNLMATFHHNSSDVQMIDIRVPGTAYATLRGHKGDVNAVKWMPGSKSKLATCGDDCVVSLWDLDQPVNPSPAPTLSVSGTTPGMTGSTSEYVTPVSSVNSMRETASPLNADNQYSPLLSWKLEHEVNNLSWSVKNDGLAVVYGKSLEILKVPQ; from the exons ATGACAGATTTACGTAGAAATAGGTATTCAATATCTGCTGGCGTTGGAAAATCAGTACTTGATTCACTTGGCAAATTCTACGGATCGCCCAAAAGACAACTGCCTAACAAATTTGAAGCGGGAAAAGAATATACTGGATACAATGCACCGTGGATTCCATTTGCCTTGGATTGGTTAAAACAAGGAAAATATTCTAGTGAATGGATTGCTATGGGAAGTTTGAATGAAGAACCAAATAATATG aTACAATTGTTAAAACTAATAACTGGGGATGATGGAAATTCTCACTTGGAAAAGGCGCAAGCAGCAACTGATCTTGAATACCCAGTTACGAAGTTGTTATGGAATCCTTCATCGGTTGGTTCTAACACCGACTCCCAGTTGCTAGCTTCTACGGATCAGCAATTGCGATTATGGAAAACCGATTTTGAAGCGGGGATTGATTCTCCTTTGTTATGTCAAGCCTCTTTATCTACC CATGTAAAAACTCATAATAATGCTCCTCTAACTTCGTTTGATTGGTGCAAAACTGATCCTTCATATATCGTAGTGAGTAGCCTTGATACCACTTGCACAGTTTGGGACATTGTAGCCCAGCAATCAAAAACACAATTAATTGCTCACGACAAAGAAGTTTATGACGTTGCGTTTCTCAAGGACAGTatcaatgtttttgttaGCGTAGGAGCTGATGGCAGCGTCCGCATGTTTGACTTGAG ATCATTGGATCATTCCACGATCATATATGAGGGCGATAGCACCTTTTGGAAGAGAAACGGTGACTATACAAATGCTTCTCCTCCTGTCTCAGCTCCTTTACTTCGACTTTCTGCTTGCGATTCCGATGTTAATTTAATGGCAACTTTCCACCATAATTCTTCTGACGTCCAAATGATTGACATCCGAGTGCCGGGAACTGCTTATGCCACTTTGCGTGGACATAAGGGGGACGTGAATGCGGTTAAATGGATGCCGGGCtctaaatcaaaattagCCACTTGTGGGGACGACTGTGTCGTTTCCTTATGGGATTTGGATCAGCCAGTTAATCCTTCCCCAGCTCCAACGCTGAGTGTATCTGGAACTACACCTGGTATGACGGGCTCGACTTCAGAATATGTGACACCCGTTTCGTCGGTGAATTCTATGCGTGAGACGGCTTCTCCGTTGAATGCTGATAACCAGTATTCTCCCTTACTATCTTGGAAGTTGGAACACGAAGTGAACAATCTAAGCTGGTCTGTAAAAAACGACGGATTAGCGGTTGTTTACGGAAA atCCCTTGAAATACTGAAGGTCCCTCAATGA